Within the Borrelia miyamotoi genome, the region GTGCTATGGATAAGTTGAGGTCTGATAATGGTCTTTTTCAAAATGAGAGTTTAGTGTATGGGGGAATTGGTAAATTTTTCGTTGTTGATAAATCTGTTAGAGGAAATAACTTATCTTTTAAAATACTTAAGGAGATTGATTTTGAAAATTTAGAAAGTCATCCTAGTTGGCGGAAAAAGCTTTTTCAAGATATGAATAAAGGATTTAAATTTTATTAATTATGAAAGTGGCATTATTTCCTGGTTCATTTGATCCTATTACTTGGGGACATATTGATTTAGTGAAGAGAGCATCATTGATTTTTGATAAGATCATTGTCCTTGTTTCTAATAATAGTGCTAAGAGTTATTTGCTTAGTGATATTGAAAGATATGAACTTACTTGTGAGGTTATTTTATCTTTAGGATGGTCAAACATTTTTGTGGATAGATATGACGGAATTATTTTAGATTATATTTTAAAGAATAATATTGGCTTTATTGTTAGAGGTGTCAGGGCTTTTCGTGATTTTGAGTTTGAATTTGAAAGATATATTGTTAATAACAAGCTTGGTCCTTCAGTAGACACAGTATTTTTACCAAGTAGTGATAAATATTTGTTTGTAAGATCAGATCTTGTTAAGGAATTAATTAAGAATAAGAATTTTGCTCTCTCAAATTTTATTCCAGAATTAGTGCAAAAAAAGTTAAAATCTAAATTTATTGACAAATTGTCTTGATAATATATATATTATTAAGATATATTTGTTTATTTTAAGGAGACAAAGAGATGGCTGTTCCTAAATTTAAGCCTTCGAAATCTAGAAGTAGGACGAGGCGCAGTATAAATATGAAAAAAAAAGTACCTCAGCTTCAGGAATGTTCAAATTGCGGTAATCTTGGAGTAAGGCACAGAGTATGTGGAAAGTGTGGTTATTATAGAAATAGTCAATACTTGGAATTGTAATTTGAACGAGGAATGTTTATTTATGGATCAAAGTGAGATTTTTAAAAAAGTTAGGTCTATTATATCCGAGCAGCTTGATAAAAAAGAAGATGAAATTACTATGGAATCTAGGTTTGTTGAAGATCTTGGTGCAGACAGTCTTGATATTTATGAACTTTTATATTTGCTTGAGGAAGCATTTGATGATAAGATTCCAGAGAATGAAGCTAGTGAGTTTGAAACTATAGGTGATGTTGTTGCTTTTATTGAGAAAAAAAAGGATTAATGGGTATTCTTGTAATGAAGCTTGATAAGGATCGCAAAAGAAAACTAGATGATTTGTTAATGAGTTTGCATATTAATTTTAATGATATTGTTTTGTTAAATATGTCTTTAATTCATTCATCATATGCGAATGAATTTGATCAAGGATATTCTAATAATGAGAGATTGGAGTTTTTAGGAGATTCTGTCCTGAATCTTATTATTACAGATTATTTGTATAAATTTTATCCTGATAAAAGTGAGGGCGAGCTTAGTAAGGCCAGATCTTATATTGTTAGTGAAGAATCTCTGTCCAGCATTGCTCGAGAACTTAATCTTGGCAACTATCTTTTACTTGGTAGGGGGGAAGAAAGTAATGATGGGCGTAATAAGAAAGGTATTCTTGCAGATGCTATTGAAGCTTTTGTTGGTGCGCTTTATCTTGATGGTGGTTTTTTGAAAGCTTATGCTTTTGTAGTGGAGCTTTTTGAAGTTCATATAAGGTTGATGTTTAATCGTGGTGATTTTAAAGATTATAAAAGTCTTCTTCAAGAATATGTTCAAAAAAAGTATAAAATTTCGCCAAGTTATAAATTGGTTAAAGAGTTAGGACCTGATCATAATAAGATTTTTTGTGTTGAGCTTTATGTTAATGATAAATTTATATCAAATGGTAAGGGAAGATCTAAAAAAGAAGCTGAGATGATAGCGGCTGAAATGGCGCTTAAAAATGTTGTAAATATTGATCTTTAATTTTTTTGATTAGAGTCTCTTTTTTGTTTAGTTTGGGA harbors:
- the rpmF gene encoding 50S ribosomal protein L32, with product MAVPKFKPSKSRSRTRRSINMKKKVPQLQECSNCGNLGVRHRVCGKCGYYRNSQYLEL
- the rnc gene encoding ribonuclease III; protein product: MKLDKDRKRKLDDLLMSLHINFNDIVLLNMSLIHSSYANEFDQGYSNNERLEFLGDSVLNLIITDYLYKFYPDKSEGELSKARSYIVSEESLSSIARELNLGNYLLLGRGEESNDGRNKKGILADAIEAFVGALYLDGGFLKAYAFVVELFEVHIRLMFNRGDFKDYKSLLQEYVQKKYKISPSYKLVKELGPDHNKIFCVELYVNDKFISNGKGRSKKEAEMIAAEMALKNVVNIDL
- the acpP gene encoding acyl carrier protein; this encodes MDQSEIFKKVRSIISEQLDKKEDEITMESRFVEDLGADSLDIYELLYLLEEAFDDKIPENEASEFETIGDVVAFIEKKKD
- the coaD gene encoding pantetheine-phosphate adenylyltransferase, with amino-acid sequence MKVALFPGSFDPITWGHIDLVKRASLIFDKIIVLVSNNSAKSYLLSDIERYELTCEVILSLGWSNIFVDRYDGIILDYILKNNIGFIVRGVRAFRDFEFEFERYIVNNKLGPSVDTVFLPSSDKYLFVRSDLVKELIKNKNFALSNFIPELVQKKLKSKFIDKLS